In Choloepus didactylus isolate mChoDid1 chromosome 6, mChoDid1.pri, whole genome shotgun sequence, one DNA window encodes the following:
- the LOC119538186 gene encoding olfactory receptor 5AN1-like codes for MIVGGNITGITHFILLGFSDFPRILPVLFVIFLLIYIMTVTWNLCLIILIRMDSHLHTPMYFFLSHLSFIDICYVTSTAPNMLFSFFQEQQTINFVGCMAQFFIFSTIGLSDSCLLTAMAYDRYAAICKPLLYSSIMSPTLCIWMALGAYMAGLFASFSLLGALLQLHFCGPKVINHFFCDMPQLLNLSCTDTFFVKVILAILTVTYGIANAVIIMLSYGYIVISIMKITSAKGRSKAFNTCASHVTIVSLFYTSVIYVYLSSSSGGSSSLDRFASVFYNVFIPMLNPVIYSLRNREIKDAMMRLKKRRGHC; via the coding sequence ATGATTGTAGGAGGAAATATTACAGGGATCACCCACTTCATCCTCTTGGGATTCTCAGATTTTCCCAGGATCTTACCAGTGCTCTTTGTTATATTCCTGCTGATCTACATTATGACTGTGACCTGGAACCTGTGCCTCATCATCTTAATAAGGATGgattcccacctccacacacccatgtacttcttcctcagtcATTTATCCTTCATAGATATCTGCTATGTTACCTCCACAGCCCCAAATATGCTCTTCAGCTTCTTCCAAGAGCAGCAAACGATCAATTTTGTGGGCTGCATGGCTCAGTTCTTCATCTTTTCAACCATAGGTCTGAGTGATTCTTGTCTCCTGACAGCCATGGCTTATGACCGATATGCTGCCATTTGTAAGCCACTGCTCTATTCATCCATCATGTCTCCCACCCTCTGTATTTGGATGGCACTGGGAGCCTACATGGCTGGACTCTTTGCTTCGTTTTCCCTATTAGGTGCCTTGCTTCAGCTCCACTTCTGTGGACCTAAAGTTAtcaaccacttcttctgtgacatGCCTCAGTTGTTGAACTTGTCCTGCACTGACACTTTCTTTGTGAAAGTTATTCTTGCTATATTAACAGTGACCTATGGGATAGCAAATGCTGTAATCATCATGCTATCCTATGGTTATATTGTCATCTCCATTATGAAGATCACTTCAGCTAAAGGCAGATCCAAGGCTTTCAACACCTGTGCTTCTCACGTGACCATTGTTTCCCTGTTCTATACATCAGTTATCTATGTCTATTTGAGCTCCAGCTCTGGTGGCTCCTCCAGCTTAGATAGATTTGCCTCAGTCTTTTATAATGTGTTCATTCCCATGTTGAATCCAGTGATTTACAGCCTGAGGAACAGAGAGATTAAAGATGCCATGATGAGGTtgaaaaaaaggagaggacactgctAA